Genomic window (Chiloscyllium plagiosum isolate BGI_BamShark_2017 unplaced genomic scaffold, ASM401019v2 scaf_4754, whole genome shotgun sequence):
tccccagaacattacttcagtttcaggattaatagtctaacgatAATATCACAAGGCCATCGTCGAGTGTGTCTGAATGTTTAACAGTTTGGGCTATGTGCATTTCTATATGAGATAATAATTTTAGAAATGAAGCAACAGTTAAGTATTTTATTATTTTGGAAAGTCTTCTGCATTTGGAAGAGGCACCACCactgaattatttattttatgttgACATCAAAAATAGTTGAATAAAATGAGAAGGGGGTAACTTCAGGGCTGGGTTTGTGGTTTCACATGAGTACTCAGTGTGAGGGAACAGCAATGCATTCAGATTGGTCATTGGCTCTCTTTTAAGGCTCCAGACACAACAGAAAGTTGCTTAATGCAGAAACACTATCCATAGTACAGAAGCCAAAAGAAACATGCAGCAGACAGTCGGCCTGCCAGCCACACTGTTTCTAAAAGCATGAAATGTCTCCTTATCAGGGTGCAAAATTTTGGCATCTTCCACAGCTCTGAATGTTGCTAACGACACATTGGGATTACCAGTCACCAGGATATCAAAGACACAACATTCAAAATAGATGTCTTCCACCTGCAGTTTCTCTTTGCATTTGGCTTTGGCCCCTTCTTCATTGTCAATGGGGGAGTTCAAGGGAAGTCTTTCTGTGAAAGGACAGCCTGATACACAGAGCTGCTGATCCTGCTCCTCTGTATGTGAGCTTGCTACTTCCTCAGGCATGAGGATGGCAAAGCCCAGATGCTGCCCCACCTGGCGCACTAACAGAGTTGTACCAATGTAACTCGCCTGGATTTCCACATGGCCAGCATCAGACTTTTCTTTGATCACAAGACTGTTGGCCCCATTTCTATCACCACCATTTACAGATCCATCTACAAAtgcagctggaatattgtcaatTTCAGCTTGATACACTTTCTGGTCAATGCATTCCTTGGAATTCTTGAAAATAGCAGTAACCTGAAAATCAGTGAGAGAGAAATCATTAATCTCTGATTATTACAATCTGCGTTACTTACATTTTATGAATTACTCAGAttctcacaccctctcactctGTCACACTTCACTCTGTAGCCCTCCACTTTTATTACTGGTCACTCATTTGTAGTCTATTCCTCACTCTCTATTGATTTTATAATCTCTCTACTCTTCCCATTGAGTACTTTTTGTTTACGCTCTATTCCCTTTTCCCTCCCTGGCACTCAAAGTTTGTCACTCACTCAACATTCCTCATGCCTTTTCATTTCTCTAATTTTCTGCTTTTTACATTTTGACTTTATTCATAAATGTTTTGTGTCTCTtgctcacactcactgttccTTACTTTCACACACTCTACTTGCCTTTCACTTGCTGTCAACTTATCTACTGTCTATTGATCATTCAATTTTCCTTCCAACTCACTTTGTTCTGATTTTGTCTTCCTTCATTTTCCATTCCTCATTCATTGTCtgctctttgtcacttcttatATTTTAAATACTGTCTTAGTTACTCATACTGCTCTTTATTCACTCACCCTTGAGGTGAACTTAAGGTAGGATTTAAATGGTTAGCCTGACTTCAGTTGCTTCAGGCCTGAGTGAttttaaatcttgtttttaaaatcatgtcccTCACTTTCTTTTTGTAAAATGTCCCCACTCAAAAGCTGCTGCCAGTTGCGTATTCAATTTCCCAGGCTCCAAAAGCATAGGTGATCAGGTGAGGTAGGAGGAGATTATAGCAGGCAAAGCACAAACACTAAAGTAAGCACAAAGAGCTGCACTTACtggaagtttgaaataaaaacagagtgctgaagaaacacagcaggtctggcagcatctgttgagagttagtgtttcgaatccagtgactcttcatcgaGCATGACTGCTGACTTCTTCCCCAGCCAAGAGTGAAAACAGTGCCCTCATGCTATTGACATGAACACCTGATTAGCATATGTAATGCAGTGAAACTCACCAGTTTCCAGCTAGTTCCTTCTGTTTGCTCAGTAGAAAAGGTCAAAACTGAACCAGCATGATGAATGTGGAATGTTGATAAGTGAGTCTCAGAGTGGGTCTAATTGCCCACACATTTGGTTTCAGGCCTACATCCAGGAGAAAAATTGCCATTTCTCTTTTATTCTCTGTTCCTACTCATTCACTGCTGTCTGATTTTCTCCCATTTAACATGGTGACAAGAAAAGCAACAAACAGGAATCATTATCATCAGACTCATTAATAACTATCAATACTTTACTCCTGATGAACAGTTACATAATTGTCCTATGGACCATTATTGATTCATTTAAAGAATACGACCACCTCGCTGTCACAATTGCTCTGTGACCATTAACTCTTTTCAGTTAGTGCACCCTTCCGTTCCTGACAAATTAATAAAATTCCCTTAGTAATTGTCAACATCCTTCATTTACTGAATATTACTGTGCTTCTTTTAGTGACTATTCATAACATTTCCTTACTGTATATTAATACAATTCTGTTTGCAACATTGTCCCCAGGTAAAAATCAATCCAATTCTGTTCAtgaacattaaatattttctggTATTGAATGTTAACACAATCTTATTTTTACTATTCTTTTAATAAATCTTAATGCAATTCCTTCAGTGAATTTTAACATTATTCTTTGGTTGATTGTAAGCACCATTCTTTGAGTAAATGTTTGCATGATTCTTCAGGTGACCGTGATCACTATTTTCTTTGTGATTGCAAATACTGTTCCCTAACTGAATATCAACCTTTCCCTTAGCGACCATTAACAGCAATATTTACATCATTTTGTTGATTCAGAAAATTGAAGTCACCCAAAACTATGCTGCCATTCAAACTTATACCATGTGCCACTCAGCTTTCACTTCTATGCTCACTAGTTTACAATGGCTCACAATTAAACAACACTTTGATTTTCATCCTTGGTATCCATTGTGTTGATCCTTTCTGTTCTCTGTGATCTCCTGCAGCTCAACAAACCTCCACAATATCAGTTCTGAAAAATAATAATACCAGGCTTGAAATATTAAATTCTAgctctctttctacagatgctgccagacctgttgagtttctccagcattttctgtatttgtttcagagttCCAGGTTCCACAGTTTTTCTCTTTTAACCCAAAATATCTTCGCCATTCCAGTCCTGGCATTTGCACATCCAAATTCTAAATACTCCATCATGTTCAGCCATGTTTACAGCCAACCATCCAAACCACaagctctgaaattctctctctaaacccttcttcctCCAGTAGGTTGTTCCTTAAAACCTTGGTCAAGCTTTGATTAATTTACTTTATCCTTCCTTGTGTGGCTCAGAGT
Coding sequences:
- the LOC122547104 gene encoding repulsive guidance molecule A-like, with the protein product THSETHLSTFHIHHAGSVLTFSTEQTEGTSWKLVTAIFKNSKECIDQKVYQAEIDNIPAAFVDGSVNGGDRNGANSLVIKEKSDAGHVEIQASYIGTTLLVRQVGQHLGFAILMPEEVASSHTEEQDQQLCVSGCPFTERLPLNSPIDNEEGAKAKCKEKLQVEDIYFECCVFDILVTGNPNVSLATFRAVEDAKILHPDKETFHAFRNSVAGRPTVCCMFLLASVLWIVFLH